The following are encoded in a window of Kitasatospora sp. NBC_01250 genomic DNA:
- the glmS gene encoding glutamine--fructose-6-phosphate transaminase (isomerizing), translating to MCGIVGYVGAQSALDVVIAGLQRLEYRGYDSAGVAIQTADSSGQWSLATDKRAGKLVNLEKSLAEAPLPGGTTGIGHTRWATHGGPTDANAHPHLDDRREVAVVHNGIIENFAQLTAELVDRGHTLRSETDTEVVAHLLAEAYDGDLAEAMRTVCRQLDGAFTLVAVHADAPGTVVGARRNSPLVVGRGAGENFLASDVSAFIAHTREAIELGQDQVVELRADSVTVTDFHGEPAEVREYHVDWDASAAEKGGYDYFMLKEIAEQPKAVADTLLGRVGTDGRLTLDELRIPDSVLREVDKVVIVACGTAFHAGMIAKYAIEHWTRIPCEVEVASEFRYRDPILDQRTLVVAISQSGETMDTLMALRHAREQGARVLAICNTNGSTIPRESDAVLYTHAGPEVAVASTKAFLTQLVACYLVALYLGQVRGTKWGDEISAVIRELSDAPKQVEQVLRTMEPVRELARSLADARSVLFLGRHVGFPVALEGALKLKELAYMHAEGFAAGELKHGPIALIEQGLPVVVVVPSPRGRSILHDKIVSNIQEIRARGAKTIVIAEEGDEAVVPYADHLIRIPVTPTLLQPLVSTVPLQVFACELATAKGHEVDQPRNLAKSVTVE from the coding sequence ATGTGCGGAATTGTTGGATATGTGGGCGCGCAGTCGGCGCTCGACGTAGTGATCGCAGGGCTGCAGCGCCTGGAGTACCGAGGGTACGACTCGGCCGGTGTGGCCATCCAGACGGCGGACTCCTCAGGGCAGTGGAGTCTCGCCACCGACAAGCGGGCCGGGAAGCTCGTCAACCTTGAGAAGTCGCTCGCCGAGGCCCCTCTCCCCGGCGGCACCACCGGCATCGGCCACACCCGCTGGGCCACCCACGGCGGACCCACCGACGCCAACGCCCACCCCCACCTGGACGACCGGCGCGAGGTCGCGGTGGTCCACAACGGGATCATCGAGAACTTCGCCCAGCTCACCGCCGAGCTGGTCGACCGCGGCCACACGCTGCGCTCGGAGACCGACACCGAGGTGGTCGCCCACCTGCTGGCCGAGGCCTACGACGGCGACCTGGCCGAGGCGATGCGCACCGTCTGCCGCCAGTTGGACGGCGCCTTCACTCTGGTGGCGGTACACGCCGACGCGCCCGGCACGGTGGTCGGCGCCCGGCGCAACTCGCCGCTGGTGGTCGGGCGCGGGGCGGGCGAGAACTTCCTCGCCTCCGACGTGTCCGCCTTCATCGCGCACACCCGCGAGGCGATCGAGCTGGGCCAGGACCAGGTGGTCGAACTGCGCGCCGACTCGGTGACCGTGACGGACTTTCACGGCGAGCCGGCGGAGGTCCGCGAGTACCACGTGGACTGGGACGCCTCGGCCGCCGAGAAGGGCGGCTACGACTACTTCATGCTCAAGGAGATCGCCGAGCAGCCGAAGGCGGTCGCCGACACCCTGCTCGGCCGGGTCGGCACCGACGGCCGGCTGACCCTGGACGAGCTGCGGATCCCCGACTCGGTGCTGCGCGAGGTCGACAAGGTCGTCATCGTGGCCTGCGGCACCGCCTTCCACGCCGGGATGATCGCCAAGTACGCCATCGAGCACTGGACCCGGATCCCGTGCGAGGTCGAGGTGGCCTCCGAGTTCCGCTACCGGGACCCGATCCTGGACCAGCGCACGCTGGTCGTCGCGATCTCGCAGTCCGGCGAGACCATGGACACCCTGATGGCGCTGCGGCACGCCCGCGAGCAGGGCGCCCGGGTGCTGGCGATCTGCAACACCAACGGCTCCACCATCCCGCGCGAGTCGGACGCGGTGCTCTACACGCACGCCGGGCCCGAGGTGGCGGTCGCCTCCACCAAGGCGTTCCTCACCCAGTTGGTCGCCTGCTACCTGGTGGCGCTCTACCTGGGCCAGGTGCGCGGCACCAAGTGGGGCGACGAGATCTCGGCCGTGATCCGTGAGCTGTCCGACGCGCCGAAGCAGGTCGAGCAGGTGCTGCGGACCATGGAGCCGGTGCGCGAGCTGGCCCGCTCGCTGGCCGACGCCCGCTCGGTGCTCTTCCTGGGCCGGCACGTCGGGTTCCCGGTGGCGCTGGAGGGCGCGCTCAAGCTCAAGGAGCTGGCGTACATGCACGCCGAGGGCTTCGCGGCGGGCGAGCTCAAGCACGGCCCGATCGCGCTGATCGAGCAGGGGCTGCCGGTCGTCGTGGTGGTGCCCTCGCCGCGCGGGCGCTCGATCCTGCACGACAAGATCGTCTCCAACATCCAGGAGATCCGGGCCCGCGGTGCGAAGACCATCGTGATCGCGGAGGAGGGCGACGAGGCGGTGGTGCCCTACGCCGACCACCTGATCCGGATCCCGGTGACGCCCACGCTGCTCCAGCCGCTGGTCTCGACGGTGCCGCTGCAGGTCTTCGCCTGCGAACTGGCCACCGCGAAGGGCCACGAGGTGGACCAGCCGCGCAACCTGGCCAAGTCCGTGACGGTGGAGTAG
- a CDS encoding holo-ACP synthase, with amino-acid sequence MIIGVGIDVASIDRFTESLARTPGLRERLFTAAEQLQPSGKQRSAASLAARFAAKEALAKALGAPGGLEWHDAEVRSEPSGRPTLHVSGTIAARAAELGVRTWHLSLSHDAGVASAVVVAEG; translated from the coding sequence GTGATCATCGGTGTGGGAATCGACGTCGCCTCGATCGACCGCTTCACGGAGTCGCTCGCGCGGACCCCGGGCCTGCGCGAGCGGCTCTTCACCGCGGCCGAGCAGCTGCAGCCCTCCGGCAAGCAGCGCTCGGCCGCCTCGCTCGCGGCCCGGTTCGCGGCCAAGGAGGCGCTGGCCAAGGCGCTCGGCGCGCCGGGCGGGCTGGAGTGGCACGACGCCGAGGTGCGCAGCGAGCCGTCGGGCCGGCCGACCTTGCACGTCAGCGGCACGATTGCCGCGCGTGCGGCGGAACTCGGCGTGCGGACGTGGCACTTGTCGCTGAGCCACGATGCGGGCGTGGCCTCGGCGGTGGTCGTCGCGGAGGGTTAG
- a CDS encoding NAD(P)H-hydrate dehydratase, producing MRHAHTVEQVRAAEAELAGQPLMDRAVAGLVATCARVLTRRRGRVYGSRVLVLAGSGDNGGDALFAGARLARRGAAVTAVLLTPERAHPAALAALRATGSQVTTDQEVGLADFSRADLILDGIVGIGGSGPLRPAAEPYARQPRRGTLIAVDLPSGVDADTGEVAGAALRADLTVTFGTHKPGLLIDPGAGYAGPVQLVGIGLRPPAAPVEALQHADLAELLPWPAAESDKYKRGVVGVLAGSERYPGAGLLAVAGALHGGAGAVRYQGRAGEELVRRHPEILLTAGRVQSWVVGPGSGDDTAEALDDALAGQVPVLVDADGLTELARRGPRALAGRSAPTLLTPHAGEAARLLGGDASADQVAGARLRHARELAARYGATVLLKGSTTVVARPDGTARVNATGTGWLATAGSGDVLAGLIGALLAAGLPPFDAAPVGAYLHGLAGRLAAGSGAPITASDIAAALPAAWRDAAEGRPVARRAGNAAGLGD from the coding sequence ATGCGCCACGCTCACACCGTCGAACAAGTCCGCGCCGCCGAGGCCGAACTGGCCGGGCAGCCCCTGATGGACCGGGCCGTCGCGGGCCTGGTCGCCACCTGTGCCCGGGTGCTGACCCGCCGGCGCGGCCGGGTCTACGGCAGCCGGGTGCTGGTGCTGGCGGGCAGCGGCGACAACGGCGGCGACGCGCTCTTCGCCGGCGCGAGGCTGGCCCGCCGCGGCGCCGCCGTGACCGCCGTCCTGCTGACCCCCGAACGGGCGCACCCCGCCGCGCTCGCGGCGCTGCGGGCGACGGGCAGTCAGGTGACCACGGATCAGGAGGTCGGCCTGGCCGACTTCAGCCGCGCCGACCTGATCCTCGACGGGATCGTCGGCATCGGCGGCAGCGGCCCGCTGCGACCGGCCGCCGAACCGTACGCCCGGCAGCCGCGCCGCGGCACGCTGATCGCGGTGGACCTGCCGAGCGGGGTGGACGCCGACACCGGGGAGGTCGCCGGGGCCGCGCTGCGCGCCGACCTGACGGTCACCTTCGGCACCCACAAGCCGGGCCTGCTGATCGACCCGGGCGCCGGGTACGCCGGCCCCGTGCAGCTGGTGGGGATCGGGCTGCGCCCGCCCGCCGCGCCCGTCGAGGCGCTCCAGCACGCCGACCTGGCCGAGCTGCTGCCCTGGCCGGCGGCCGAGAGCGACAAGTACAAGCGCGGCGTGGTGGGGGTGCTGGCCGGCTCCGAGCGCTACCCGGGCGCCGGGCTGCTCGCGGTGGCCGGTGCCCTGCACGGCGGCGCCGGCGCGGTGCGCTACCAGGGCCGGGCCGGCGAGGAGCTGGTCCGCCGCCACCCCGAGATCCTGCTCACCGCCGGGCGGGTGCAGTCCTGGGTGGTGGGCCCCGGCTCCGGTGACGACACCGCCGAGGCGCTGGACGACGCGCTGGCCGGCCAGGTCCCGGTGCTGGTGGACGCCGACGGCCTGACCGAACTGGCCCGCCGCGGCCCGCGCGCGCTGGCCGGGCGCAGCGCCCCCACCCTGCTGACCCCGCACGCGGGCGAGGCGGCCCGGCTGCTGGGCGGGGACGCGAGCGCGGACCAGGTGGCCGGCGCCCGGCTGCGGCACGCCCGCGAGCTGGCCGCCCGGTACGGCGCCACCGTGCTGCTCAAGGGTTCGACCACCGTCGTCGCCCGCCCGGACGGCACCGCCCGGGTGAACGCCACCGGCACCGGCTGGCTGGCCACCGCGGGCAGCGGCGACGTGCTGGCCGGCCTGATCGGCGCGCTGCTCGCCGCCGGTCTGCCGCCCTTCGACGCCGCGCCGGTCGGCGCCTACCTGCACGGACTGGCCGGCCGGCTGGCCGCCGGCAGCGGCGCGCCGATCACCGCCAGTGACATCGCCGCGGCCCTGCCGGCCGCCTGGCGCGATGCCGCCGAGGGGCGCCCGGTGGCCCGTCGGGCGGGCAACGCCGCAGGTCTGGGAGACTGA